In Proteobacteria bacterium CG1_02_64_396, the genomic window CCCAATACGGCGGGGGAAGCGGCACCTTGTTGCTGCAACTGTTGGTCGACGGCAGTCAGAGGGTGTTGGTGCTGCGGTGATGGAGCGCGGGAGGGAATGATGAACAAGAGCGAGGCGTTGCGGTTCTTTGAGGAACACCGGCAGGTGTTGGTCGGGAGGTTCGGCATCAAGCGTTTGGCGCTGTTCGGTTCGGTCGTCCGCGACCAGGCCGACAAGGACAGCGATCTCGACGTTTTGGTGGAATTCGAACCGGGCAATCCCTACCGCCGTTACTTCGACCTGTTGTTTTACCTCGAAGACCAATTGCATTGTCCCATCGATTTGGTGTGCGCGGACGCCGTTCGCCCCCAGATTCTTCCCTACATCGAAAAAGAGGCGCTATATGTCGCGTGAGTGGCGTCTTTTCTTCGACGATCTGCTCCAAGCCTGCGAAAAGGTGATGGACTATGCCGAGGGTTTGGATCG contains:
- a CDS encoding DNA polymerase subunit beta; amino-acid sequence: MNKSEALRFFEEHRQVLVGRFGIKRLALFGSVVRDQADKDSDLDVLVEFEPGNPYRRYFDLLFYLEDQLHCPIDLVCADAVRPQILPYIEKEALYVA